CTAAAAGGGTAGACCCAATAGAGTTGGGAAAGAATCGATATATGCAGTCTTACCTCTTAATAAGCTTAAGAAATGTTGTTTCTATGACTCGAATGCTGGTCTCCTAAGTCGCCAAACAGCAACCTTATGATTGTACAAAGAAGAATATGCTAGACACCAAAAACTGGGTTAATCACTTTTATATCGAGAGATGGAGATACCAAGAGAGAGTGAGATAAAACGTTCAATCACGGGGCTAAAGATGGGAATGGAGACACTGGAGATGGTCGGCTTCGGTACGCTGCTCCGAGGAGCATCCTGGAGGAATGTTACCGTGATGTTGTCAGGAGGCGTAAAGACGGAGATCAGCAGCACAGTGCTGTCGAGAGAAAAATCGATTTGATAGCCATTTTTAACATTGGGCGTCGGTGGGTCGGTGCATATTGCATTCGCGTTtacatatcatcaatatattgTTTATTCATGGGTGTTGACTCGTTGACTATTTAATGATCGGACGATTTTATGTAATCTTCCCATTCAGGAGATCAATTAGATAGAGTGTGAGAAAAGCAACAACACTTGCCATTCTGCCTTGTTTTGCCCACGGCTTCTCGTTTTATCCATCCTTTGCTTCTCTTCTCGATAGCTGATACAGGATCTTGCCAGTAGTACCGAGGAGGTGCATAAAGCCACAGTGAGTTTCGTCAAAAGTAATTAGACAGTTTGATAGGACAAAGTAAATATAGATATAGATTCTCCATCTCACTTTATATGACTACATAGTTTGGTTATAATAATAGGATACTTGGAATGTAACTTATTTGATCGATCTATCGATTAAACTAGGAAGTAGAACTGTAGATTCTTTTTATCTCTTATGAAAAATCATTGTTACCAATGAAATAGGGAGAAATTAAATAGGAGAGGAAAAAGATCTCAAAGGTGATTTGTGATAACTATATTTAGATCCACGAGGTCTTATCATTTTATCTGTGAGAAAGAATCATCTGGAAAAAGATAACTAGTAGACTCTCTCTATTAAGATTACCTCTCAAGATTTCTTAAGATTTTCTTTCTATCTATCGTAATTTTAATCAGGAtctaatcaaatttttaatatattttatattaaattaatttaatcATATAATTTAACATTCTCctacttttaaaaaaatttaaaaatatttaaaatataaaacaaaggtttgaaatcaaaataaaaaaaaattatttaaaaataatcttatctaattagattttaaaattttaaaaatattttatgaatgatcactaattttaaaaaatagactaataaatctaataattataataatactaCACTAAATCTAACTCTTAATGTTAGTTATAATAGTCGTATGTTATTAATATCATATTTCTTTCTATGTATTATAATACTATTTATCTTttctaatataatataaaataacttttgtaatttatcttgtcaaaatAATCTAGTTAttatattcaatcataatatcataatatttatatacataaatataaataagataataaaattaattaacttTCATTATATaagtaaaaatatcaattataatattcacttaaacatatatcatcatatctttaaaaattatttacaaaCTCAATCATATAAATATATTCCTTAAATACCTCAAGCTATAATGCTTTAGTGAATAAATCAATAATCAATACAATAAAACTCAAGTGCTTAATTGACAttagttattttaaaaaaaaattcaaccatCGAGTATTTTATGTCGATATATTTAGAATCATTAAAGTACTtgttattctaaaaaaaataattatgataataaaaaaatatcttaagtGACTTGACAATTGAGTTCGACcatacgaaatcctaagataaaattttataatcataaatCTTGATTAATGGTCAAAGCATGTCCAAAAATTAACTTCTATTATTGATAATAAAATTTACATTATACTTCTCTTATAAATTATCCTTCtatctaatataaatataaattataaagtgGATTTCTAATGTtgaggtaatttataaaatcatattCGATCATTTTAAGCTAatctaatcttttatatataagcATATAATTGTTTATCCCTCGTAGATATCTCACTATCTTATTTATAGCCtttgaatattatatttctatgTAATTCTAATATCTACCCAGCATTCTAATTGTAAATTTGATATATGGTTTAATATAAACataagcatataatagacttctgattacatataaaaaaaaattctttattcTTTTCCAAGTCATCTTTAAAACATAGACCTTGattgaatttttaatattttattgtagGTGTATCATTTATTGAATAAAGCTACATACTATATCTCTTCCGGACTTACTCAATATATCTTTTCTGATATAGTCTTAATAATTTTAGAGATTTGTTTTTAAATATCTTTCTACTAATAGTATAAAcactctcattcatatcaaccattttaaatttcttagttagattttttttttggtttgatgTAATAAATTAAGATCATTATTAATAAgcaaaatatcattcatatatggagctaatataataaattatctcTCACTGACcttcaaatatatattaattaataatattttttaaatctaaaggaggtaataatatcatgaaaattaaaatatcattatCTATATGTTTGTTTAAGATCgtaaatgaattttttaaaattttcacccaaaatctttttttccttctataTGAACCCTTCGTATTATTCATATAAGTTATTTATCTATatcttaatttagaaaagttattTTTACTTCTATTTGATATAACTTAGGATCATAATGAGTTACTAATATGATGATTCGTAAcgagatatttttaaaaattagagaAAATATCTTGTTATACTTAATGGCttcttttctaaaaaaaaatctttaatgaTAAGTTTGGTTTTATATTATTCGATATTATCCTTTGATTCATTTAAAAGATACATTTACGATGAACTCTTTTGTAATTATTAAACAATTTTATGAGTACCTAAATATCATCCGAGTCTATTCATTTCAACTTTTGTTTCCTTGTATTgtactattttttaaaatcattattttCTATAGTTTATGAAAATAACAAGAgtcctttttattcctatataataatttaattattttagatatatcatataatcataaaaaatgataagacttcttttcttttgggatcttatcaaaattactaattatgattattttataagttcatcgacaatgatattaatattttgtAGGATAACtaatatcattttattatttatcatcatCAAATTGTTCAATGATTTAAGGAATAATAACTTCTTGAATAGAAAATAACAAAAGAGCATTAACTCATATCTCTTTAATATCAAGATCAAATTTTTGAGATTTTTCATCACTGATTTCAATATTTTCTTTGAAACTTACATTAAATTCAACTATTATCATATTatgattatcataataaaatctataccccttgaattttttttagataactaataaaataattcaatatagttctttgatttaatttttgtttactcTAATCTCTGTAGGATAATCCTAAATATGTAAACGTCTTAGAATAAATTTTCTACTAGTTCATAACCCAAATGGAGTTGATAAAATTGACTAACTATGAACCCTATTTAAGGTAGACTTAAGTATAAAGAAAAAGTTCATCATGCTTTTAATAATATTCATAGGAGTATGATTTCATCTTTTAATAACACCATTCTCTTTCAATAACACTATTCTATTGTGGTATATATGGTAAGGTACACTGTGCATAAATATCTTAgtttttttataaatctaataAAAAGGTTATGATTCTAACCCAACTTATTATATCTATATAAAATTCAATCACTTCTTTTAGATCTAATAATTTTAAtctttttatctaattatatctCCACTTTATTTATGTATAGCTTAAGAGTGTCAATGGTTTGAGACTTTTTAtgtattagttatatatatatatatatatatatctcgataGGTCatctataaaaatatataatttgtaAATATATAATTCATAAAATAGAGAATATGAAATGAtctgtaaatataaaaatatataatttcaagGGGTTGATTAACGAAACtacattttattttaatatttgatgGTAAATTTATTAGAAACTcaatattcatattaattctatataaacTATTATATAGATTCATAATCAATTTTTATTAAATAACAAATATATTGAGTTTAACATCACTAGAAAAAGTCAATATcctaataattttagataaataatTAAATGAATCAAATGAATCATTTGTATGTATAGGCGATTAATACCTATTACTATtgctttcattttaagataattaCTTGTAATAGAAAATCTTTCATGCTCTTTTGATTTTCATGTTAAAAGAAATCTCTATATATTATTAGTAATATAATTTGAAGTACCAAAGTCAATCTAAGTATTAAAAATGATTTATGTAATATctgattcaaaatatataaaagtaAAGTTTGTAATTTTTCTTTAGAACTAATCATTTTTCATATGATTTTTCTTACCAAAGAAATAACACTttactataaaattattttttataagtttgtatatcattttcaaacttaattAACTTATATAGTAGATTATGTTTCAGCTTTCTTTTATTAGTATCCACTACTTAAGTAGTagtcaaaatattataagatCCTTTAtgctttaatcttattttttcctAAATATACATCCTTGTTaactcatttaaattttaattatcctTTATTTATGTCACAATAAATTTTAAATGAGCTAAAACAAGGAAGAAGAAAGTTAAAAATAACTTACATAAGAGTAACTCATCATGTCCAATATTTTAAGTTTTACAACTTTGTTAGTCATAACAAAgatatgatataaaatttatcgaaTACTATCATATTAAGCTATAATTAGTATTTTGATTAAGGTGTTAGCTAATGACTTGTTagtagatttaaatctatctttaaatattttagtacACTAGTTATAAATTataatgaaatataaatattattatcaattataaaaaaaacctataagatattttttaattatttatcctacATAACTTTCAGAAATTAAGTTTGCGATCATTTCAATAAATCCGAATAAAGTTTGACACACCTAATGTAAATTGTATGTACTAGGTTATTTAAAGTAATTTGATCTAGAGATTATAGAGATATTAAATACATGAGAATGTAACaaagaaaatataatattaatattttaagtttcaaaatataatgaactattgatatcatctatattatacTTTTGGGTAAAATATTGTTATACCAAATGtttactaaaaaaattataattataaaaaactaATACTATCCTTATgagtcaaagttattacctttgaaAATATAACCTTAAACTATAAGTATATCTAAAATAGTTTTATCATAccttatcacataattatttaaaataatttttttagattatttaatttttttaaattatgtataccattatgaatattattttttaaggtcAAAACCAATTCCTTCAtatgattttataaatttattaatccaAGCCACTTTGACAACTATAAGatcaatataaaatataatatatattaaaaatgataaatattttttttataatttatacccTAGAGGTCTATTATCTTAGACTACTTTGACAACTACTTGTTAGATATGACAAAAagatataagttacaaataatattcattaaactttttaatattaattatataaaaaaatatatttaataataacaatagatctaataattattaaacataagCTCTAACGATGGTAACATTATGATAAgaccaaaattatatatttatgtaaagataaatattattttataaattttatctttttataaaatAGCAAGACGTCGATGGTAGCATATCGACCAAAGCCCAGCAACACCCTTTCTAATCGGATTAGCCAATTTTAGATGGTAGCATAGAGGCGGTGCTGGATCAGGTCCACCTAAGAATTTGCCGAGGGACCGGATTCATGATTCGTGTACTTAGGATCATTTCGACACCGCATCAGCATCGTGCtgttgtgctctctctctctctctctctctctcgtctttcGTCCTATTTTCTCATGACTGCTTTCAACTTTTATCTCGTATCCACTCGCTCCGAATCGCGATGACTGCATCCCCTCGCACTCAGGCCCACAGCATCTTTTAAACTTACGATCCAACTCGCCAGATGGGCCGGCCGGTCTAAGCAATTCTAACGCCACGTTTTACCCGAGGAGACACTAAAACCCACCCAAACCAAATCGGACCAAACCGCATCAGcacagcccaaaccagtccagagCTCGTTCACCTACTATCTCCCTAGGTCAACCCATGTGCAATCACTTTACGTGTTTGTATATGAAACTAGACACCTACCCAAACCGACAGCGAGAGGTACGTCATTCGTTACCGGTTGCTTCTCTTCCGTCCCCGTCCTCGCCTCACGCACGCGCTGAGATCTTAGAGAGATCGAACTGGTAAAGGGGAGATGGAGGACTTGGAGGATGGAGAGGAGAAGCTGATCGCCGCCGTCCGCCACATCGCCAAAAGCCTTGGCCGCACCCAGACCATGGCCGATGACATCCTCCAAGTCTTCTCCTCCTTCGACAACCGCTTCTTCGCCCTGGACAAGACCTCCGATCGGCACCAACGCCGCCGCGACGCCCCGACCGCCGACCCCCGCCAGTCGCCATCTCCCTCTCCCCTTGCCTCCTTTGACCGAACCCTCCGAGCCCTCGAAGGCCAAGTAGTCCACTTTGTTGACTTCAATCGTCTCATCTGGTCCGACTCTGCCGACGCCGCCGCCTTCCTCGAGGCGATCGACGACCTCCTCGACACCGCTACTGACCTAAACAATCAGGCCTCCCCCGCCACCAAGCCACTCCTCGACCGGATGGACCACCTCCTTCGCCGCTGCGTGCTCCGCCTCGACGAGGAGTTCCGTGCTGTCATCGAGTCCACCCAACCGCCGGTCAAAGATTACGACGACGACGATGCCTACCATGGAGGAGTCGAAGAACACATACCGGTGGCCAACCCCGTTGACACCTACGAGATCATCATCGACGCCCTGCCACCAGGATCCGTCGCGAACCTGAATGACATCGCCCACCGGATGGTGGCCGCTGGTTTCGGTCGTGAGTGCGTGGAAACCTACGCTGGCTTCCGCCGCAGCTTCGTTGAGGAGTCCGTTGCCCGCCTCGGCCTCCGCCCGCCTCCCGAGGACGGATTCCTGGCCGCGGCCTGGGACGAAATCGAGGAGGAGATCCCCCGCTGGATCGAGGCCGCCCGGATGGTCTTCCTCATCTTGATCCCCAGCGAGCGCCGCCTGTGTGAGCGCGTCTTCGCCTCCCTCCCCGCCTTCGCTGACCTTGCCTTCTCTGTCACATGCGTCCCAGTAGCTTCTGACTTTTTATCCTTCGGTGCTGCCGTCGCCTCCGTTGACCAGGGACCGGAGCGCCTCTTCGGCCTCCTCGACATGTACGAGGCCGTCCGCGACCTCCTCCCCGAGATCGACACGGTCCTCTCCGACCAGTACTCCGCCGCAGTCCTCGACGAGATGGGAGTCGTGCACAGAGCCCTGAGCGCATCCATCAGAAGGATCTTCATGGAGCTAGAGAACTTGATCCGCCGCGACCGGGTCAAATCCGCCGTCCCCGGCGGCGACGTCCATCCGATCACGCGGTACGTGATGAATTATCTCGGGGCGGCGTGCTCGAGGCCGACCCTGGCGGAGGTCATGGCTGAAGACGCCGCGAGGGTCGCCGTGCCGCTTCCCGTCCGCGTCGCGTGGATCGCAGATATCCTGCTGGACAACCTGGACGCCAAGTCCAAGATCTACCGCGACCTCTCCCTCACCTACGTCTTCTTGATGAACAACGGGCGGTACATACTGCAGAAAGCCAAGGGCAGCGACGTGGGGATCATGTTAGGGGAGGACTGGATCAGGCGGCAGAACTCGAAGTTGCGGCAGTGGGCGAGCGAGTACCAGCGGGCGTCGTGGACCAAGGTGGTAGCGGCGCTGCGGATGGACGGTTTGGGCGGGGCGGCGTCGAGGTCAGCGTCGGTCGCGACGGAGAAGGCCATAAGGGACAAGCTGGGGATGTTCAACAACTACCTGGAAGACATATGGAGGACGCAGGGGAGTTGGGTGGCGGTGGACGAGCAGATGCGGGCGGAGCTGCGGGGGGGCATTGCGGAGGCCGTCCTGCCGGCGTACCGTAACTTGGTGTCGCGGCTGCGGCAGGGAGGAGACGCCCGGTGGCTCCTGGACCGATACTCGAAGTATAGCGTGGAGGACGTGGAGGCGAGGATCAATGAGTTGTTCGAGGGTGGGAGGAGGTCCCAGTGAGCAGCAGACAGATTGTTGGTAAGAACAAACTCATACTGTGTGTATAATCTTATAAATGCACTTCTTGTGGTCGGAGATGGAATGGAGTTCATTTTTCTTTCTTGAATGCAGTATGTACATCCATTCGAATCTTGAATGTTTATATCGTAGAAAGAATCATCTTTTGATGCGATCATCAATAAATTGATATTGATAGAGAATCGATCACAAATCAATGATTGATAGAAGGAAATCATGATATACTTGCCTGTTCTATCTCTGTTGGATTCATGAGGATGATTAAAGGACGATCAATTTTTCTCAACCTTATAAATATATAACATGATTCATCATCGAGCAATATAATATAATTCCCTCACATATTAGAATCTTCTTACTTTAAACACTTATTTTCCTCATCTCTCTGTCTATTGGGATGTGTGCCTACCTCCACACTGTAGGCATCTTCGTTTCTATGCCTACCTCTACTTGCTTTGCATCCGCCTTGTGCTCTTACACCAACGCCTTCTTCCAGTACTTGTCGATGACACTTCAGGCACATTCCTCTGTGCCTATCCGATTGAGCTCCCTACCACACGACGCCCATCGGCAGATCGACGCAATTCCTCTGTGCCTACATCTGCACTGTATGCTTATTCCTTACATTGACCTTGGTGTACATTGGCATCCCCATCTTCTTCTTGTTACTCGTCAAATCCACTGGTATCTCCGATCTATGATTGGCCTCTCGGTGATAGTCCACCGATATCGCTCTCTTCTGTCTTCCCAAATCTGATCTCTTCCATCAGATCATATTGTCTTCTTCTACCTCCATCAAATTGAATCTTCACAGTTCCTAAATTTGTTCTCCTTTATTAGATTAAATCATCTCTTCTGCACTTTCCATATCTGATCTCTTCATCAGATCTATATCATTTTTAGATTCTAGATTCCTCTTTCTCAACTCAAGACTATAGCTTTGACATTGCGATGATTGTTTTATCATGAAATAACAGTTCTTCTCAACTACAAGGCTCACATCTAATAATATAACAACTCTAATCTTTTTCAAATTCTCTATAGGTAATAATTATGCATCTCGACAAACAAAACTCACAAGCCTCCTATTCAGATATGATCTATTGGGTTATATCGATGGCTTTTAGTTTTTTACCCAAAAATATTCAAGTAATAGGAGAATCAATATTAAAACTAAATCTTGATTATAACTATTTTATAAGCTGTCCAAGCCTCATACAAGTTCCATAGCTTTATTAATTTCTTCATGTAACCCTATAGTAAAAGCGTAGTTTAAGTCACAAATCACCTTCATCAATGGCTTTCGCATTTGAATACTAAGTTTTCTATTCACATTGATGAAAATAACTCAAGAAGGTATTACTATtgctaattatatataaaatctaaaatttattatAGATTACTTGACTTTGATAGATCATTTTTTAAATGATGAAGTCATCATTCACAATCTCAACGGCTAAGAGATGTAACTTATTTATATGAGGTTTCGATTTAGGTTCAAGAATCTGTCGACTCGATATTACCTATCAGATGAAAATTTTAGCATAAGATGGAATTATCGTAGGAAGGTCAAGTGTAAAATTGAATAAAAACAacctctattgcttataaaactaAAGTGCAAACTACAAGACAGAAAACAATAGAATTGAAAACGTGCAAAGAGACTAATTGGCCTATAGGGTAGTATGGGGCAAAAAATATTATAGTAAACCCCATTTTTATTTGTTGTTAATGTTTTTACTTTCTATTCTCATTATATAGAACTAAGAAATGATTCTGGTTATGCAAcatcaaataagaaaaaaaatgacccaaaattGTATTGTTCTCATATGCCATAATATGATTTTTGACTAACGACTTAGTGGTGCAAAACATCAACCGTCTTAACATCCTAAATACTCTAGGTGGCACCCGAGTGAATGGGACGTTGGGTCAGTGTTTGAGAAGTGATGCAATGTCTTTAGTGTGCTTGGTTTCTATTCAACAAAAGTACTGTACAAACATTGAGACTGCATTTACTTTTGGAACCTCCTTTGTGTTCTTTCGATCTATTTTTAAAACCCTTTCAATTCTAATAAATGTTGATTGCCTTGTGTTGCTTTGGATCTCTGTTATCTTGGCCTTTTCATGTGCGACAATGATAAATTATGGAGTGTATGTTCGGTGGCAAATTGGATCCCAATTATCTTTGCCTTTCTAACATTTTCTTTATTGTGCAGGTCGTTTATAGACTACATAAGGTTAAGGTCTAGGTCGACCCTTGCAAATGCATATCGCTTTAGTGTCATATACCTTAGGCAATCCCAATTAAGGATATGATAGAATGGTATTAGAGTGGGTAATGCAAATATTGAATTGCCATGGAAAGGCAGCATGGGAAAACTAGCACTATTGTACATAATGGGCAACAACAATATGTGACCATTCCGAAGAAATAAACAAGCACTCGTTTGAAAACTAGCAAAGCCATTCAAGCGGAGTGTGGTCTTTATACACAATATGCATCTTTCATTGTATATTCAACTTCAACTAGATAGTGTGACAGAATATTtcttcttaaataatcaagaagctAAGTGTAGAGCTTAGAATTGACAAGTTTGAGaggtattttttctatctattctacatcatgCAATGTCAACATTACAAAattaattaaatcaaaattattagatTTGTGATACCATAGTCTTAGAGATAGTATTCCTCttaagtatttaatttttttttataactttaaaGTGAGactatttaggatttgattgaaacataaTATAAAGATttgcactaaacataatatcaggtttgaTAGTAGTGAGATGTAATAAGCTTTCTATCATACCACTATAAATcttctaataaaaaaaataccatcattaTCCATGTCAGATTTAGTAGAGGTGTTTATTGGTGTGTTGACAACTTTAGCATTtttcaaatgaaatatttttgatAGGTCAAGAGGGTACTTGATTTGACTAATAGAAAATTTATCATTTAATTACTTAATTTGTAATCataacaaaatattaattttcaCCCATTTGacttattttaaattattgttcCATGCTCTTGGCAAATGACTCACAAAGTTTTATTAGtggaatcaaaaataatatcatcaatataaatttaaataataatattattattaaaatatttaataaataatatggtgtcAACCTTATCTTTTGAATATTTTGACTTAAGAAaaaactaagtctctcaaaccaacCCCTAAGGGTTTACTTTAattcatagagagccttagataattAACATGattaaataaaagatattttcaaattttggttgttgtttaacataaatttcttctaaaataaaatcattaagaaaaatattttaacattcatttgaaataacttaaaatttttaaataactaTAAGTAAAgagtatttttattattttaagtctAACCATAGGAGTGAAAGTTTCTTCAAAatctataccttcttcttggttgaaacctttaatcACTAATCGAGCTTTATTTCAAGCTATGACATTTTATTCATATTACTTATTCCTAGAGACTCATTAAGTGCTAATTACAATATTAATACTAGgtctataataaatatttaaattttatttctcttaaattgatttggcTATTGATATATTATCGAGGCTCATGAGTTATCTTTAAGAGTATTATCAATACATTTAGACTCAATTtgagattaaaaaattatattaatgtaAATATTTATTAAAGAAGAATGAGTCTGTCTTTTGATATATCGTTAACAATTAGCTTCTGCCCATCTATATAGTTTGATTTCCTGGATAAGATTTCTTCAAAATAGATGTATCCATATTGCTTTGAGAAGTAAAATCATCatttgaatttaaatttttaagtttaaaataataataatcataatagttTAAGGAGATTAATAAAAACTAATATTTCAAGATCTTTTATTGAGAACTATATAAGATTTAGAAATCAAAGAGTatctaaaaaaatatctttatcaaatttaatatcaaaattttctaagatatccttattatttaaaataaaatatttataataaaaaaattaaaataaaaaattattatgtctTTTGTTAACTTATGATGATTTTTAGATAAATGAGGCCTAATAAGGATCCTACTCATGATATAGCAAACGATATTAATAACTTCGACTTAAAAATATTTGAATAATCTATGTTTATTATGCATGATCCTAGCCATCTCTTATAAGCTT
Above is a genomic segment from Musa acuminata AAA Group cultivar baxijiao chromosome BXJ3-4, Cavendish_Baxijiao_AAA, whole genome shotgun sequence containing:
- the LOC135635517 gene encoding exocyst complex component EXO70B1-like, which gives rise to MEDLEDGEEKLIAAVRHIAKSLGRTQTMADDILQVFSSFDNRFFALDKTSDRHQRRRDAPTADPRQSPSPSPLASFDRTLRALEGQVVHFVDFNRLIWSDSADAAAFLEAIDDLLDTATDLNNQASPATKPLLDRMDHLLRRCVLRLDEEFRAVIESTQPPVKDYDDDDAYHGGVEEHIPVANPVDTYEIIIDALPPGSVANLNDIAHRMVAAGFGRECVETYAGFRRSFVEESVARLGLRPPPEDGFLAAAWDEIEEEIPRWIEAARMVFLILIPSERRLCERVFASLPAFADLAFSVTCVPVASDFLSFGAAVASVDQGPERLFGLLDMYEAVRDLLPEIDTVLSDQYSAAVLDEMGVVHRALSASIRRIFMELENLIRRDRVKSAVPGGDVHPITRYVMNYLGAACSRPTLAEVMAEDAARVAVPLPVRVAWIADILLDNLDAKSKIYRDLSLTYVFLMNNGRYILQKAKGSDVGIMLGEDWIRRQNSKLRQWASEYQRASWTKVVAALRMDGLGGAASRSASVATEKAIRDKLGMFNNYLEDIWRTQGSWVAVDEQMRAELRGGIAEAVLPAYRNLVSRLRQGGDARWLLDRYSKYSVEDVEARINELFEGGRRSQ